Proteins encoded together in one Lathyrus oleraceus cultivar Zhongwan6 chromosome 5, CAAS_Psat_ZW6_1.0, whole genome shotgun sequence window:
- the LOC127082474 gene encoding probable histone H2B.1, with protein MAPKGEKKPAEKKPVEEKKSTVAEKSPAEKKPKAGKKLPKDGGAAAVGDKKKKRNKKSVETYKIYIFKVLKQVHPDIGISSKAMGIMNSFINDIFEKLAAESSRLARYNKKPTITSREIQTAVRLVLPGELAKHAVSEGTKAVTKFTSS; from the coding sequence ATGGCGCCAAAGGGAGAGAAGAAGCCCGCGGAGAAGAAACCCGTAGAGGAGAAGAAGTCTACAGTAGCCGAGAAATCTCCGGCTGAGAAGAAGCCAAAGGCCGGTAAGAAGCTACCGAAGGACGGTGGTGCCGCCGCCGTTGGAGacaagaagaagaagagaaacaAGAAGAGCGTTGAGACATACAAGATCTACATCTTTAAAGTTCTGAAGCAAGTTCACCCTGACATTGGTATCTCAAGCAAGGCTATGGGAATCATGAACAGTTTCATTAACGATATCTTCGAGAAGCTCGCGGCTGAATCTTCCAGACTTGCAAGATACAACAAGAAGCCAACAATTACTTCGAGGGAAATTCAGACTGCAGTTAGGCTTGTTCTGCCTGGAGAATTGGCCAAGCATGCCGTCTCTGAAGGAACTAAAGCGGTGACCAAGTTTACAAGTTCTTAA